CAAATCAGACCGATCGGTCTGATTAATCCGATCGTGAACcagttttctttttgaattgatTTGTAACATAAAATTAcattgataaaaagttagttAAAACTATCAAAAATCGATTAAATCAGTTATCCGATTAGACTGATTGATTtgattctcaaacttttatttcttgttttccccaaatataatttaaattacctaaattgtaaaatttgatttattaATAGGAATAAGAAAACGCCACCACTTAACTTAAACATCACAATCACTCGTTTCCCTAAATGATTTCTAAATCAAGAAGTTTTCATCTCTATAATCTTATCAAATTAGTATCAGTGATTTTAATTTGCATTAATTtgcattaattttatttttcaagtaGTTTTGGAGAATGGACATGTTTTAGGTGtgaatttacatttttatatataatttttaggtGTATATTTGATTGCATGTCTAATATTTTTGGAACATTTTGTATGGTTGTCTGAATATAACCAAAaacttaatttcaatatttctcaaacttataatataaaataattacaaTATCATGTTGACATCAGCAGATTTTTAAGAATGGTATGATTGATCCAACTAGTTGACCCATGACCCAATAGTTTAGTTAAGTTACTATTTGGTCCGAATTTAACAACATTGCTGGCATGCTTTCCAACTCCAACAGGAGAAGGTGTTTAGTACCCCAACATAAGAAGGTGTTCAGTACAAAATTAGAGCCATACACAAAATTGGCATAGGATTGTGCATCAAATGGAATCATTAACTCACAGCAAAAACATTTATAACTAGTTTGGGAGTTgcggatagaaaagaaaagaagagaaaggttAACttatgagagaaaagaaaggataagaaAAGAAGATATGAGATTTTAATATTATTTGGGAGTTTATGAAAGATAGGATATGAATTTAAACACATTGGTCAATAAAAATCTCATTCAATAGCTTTTCAAGGATAGAAtgagcaatttcaaaattttttgtagGCTTTCTGCAACTTTCCTTTGCTTTCTGCCCGATTTgggatgaattttttttaactgtAGCTGGTCTCTATTTCCTTCTAAATtagttgttttcttttcttttctatttcacTAAAACTTCCAAACGTTGAAAACATTTAACTTTctcttcccttcttttttttttttcctgctcAAATCTTATctcccaaactagctattaGGCATGGAATAATTCCCTATCACGATCATACGGAGGTTCATGCTGCAGTTTTAAAACATTCAGTTTTTACCTTAATTACGggaaatgaaggaaattttgTACTGTACTACATGAAGTATTATGTTAGTCCTAACATAGGTCTACATGGACTATATACTACATTGGCCCTATGAGCCcgtttggattgtcattttctggaaatttttataaaaaaatatattataataatttgatatgTGTGGGATAAAAATGTaataaaaaatatgttcattaaaaatgtaaaaaattttttgaagaaaaatggcaatccaaGTTTTTGGAATCAGTCAAGTCTAAGCATGACTTTTaagttatatatatatggaaaaaaaaaaaaactcttggcATGAATTTGCTGGTTCAACGTTTGTTTCACATACGGAGTGTTTTGCACGTCTCAAAAGGAGAGTGGGTTTTCTGCAACCTTCAAATGCTGATGAAATATGAGAAGGACCGCCACGTAGACTCCTGGCCGACAAAAACAATAGGCGCAACAAAACCCTATTCCATCAGTTTTATGCAAACTTCGATACATAGACTGACGAAATTGTCcttttataaaatttatcatCCAGTAtgcaaatcaattttttttcttcatgctgttttaaatgaaaaaaattaccTTGCACTTTTTGTCCTATGAGAAGGCTTAGGCCTTGTCAGGATTGCAATTTTTTAGGgaaaaaattttacttttttttataaatatatttttcaatcattcttttcttttatatatatatatcaattattctctataaaaattattaaaaatagcaattcaaatagaaatttcGTTAACGTTAAGAATATTAAAAATGATTGCTTTTCTCAACCATCCCACTCTAGCAAATAAAATATTGGTTTGTGATCAACAAATTGAACTATTTTATTCAACAATACATGGGGTGAACAAAATGCCTAaatattaactaataaaacaaagACAGATAGAACTAGAATAAAGAGAACAATGATGTAAATGTCATACATGATTTTATTGGTTTACAAGTAACAATAAAgagaataaaattgaaaattcatgtaTAAAATCTAAGCTTGAAAACtctccaaaataaaaagttacAAAATATTCTAAAGAATTATTACACCTTTGCCTATCAGTTCTTTTCTTCTAAATTGTTCTAATTATTATATGTAAGTTCAATTAATACCTCTTCCTGTTTACACTCATGGCATAGCCACAAAAATcaacctaaaaccaaaattaattcaaaatatAATGCCAACACGCCAATGTCAACCAAGGACTAAGGACTacggagagaagagagaaaaggaaagagaagaagGGCAATTTGGTACTGTGAAACTACTCCATACGTGTCATCCATGTATTGTACTCCAGTGTACACCGTCCACAGCATCAACTTACATCATCCTCAATCCTCATCATCCCCAATCCTCATCATCTCATCTCATCACATCAGCATAGCGTTTCGAAATactcataataataataattcatattttttctcCCAAATTTGAGAAGTCATCTCTCCAAACTCTCTTCTAAACCTTCTTCTTTAAGTTCTCTCTCTATTTCTTTCTCTCTAATTAATGACTTTGATCAGATCCAAACATTTGCTATTACGACTTTTCCCCAATTTCCATTCCCATTCCCATTTCTTCCTCAAAATTCACATTTTAATCACAAAATAAGTACTAGTAAAAATCTATTGATATATTGTACATATAGATATCTGTATATACAGTTCTATCTgtatatatttcaatttgtgtgtgtgtgtgagagagagagagagagagaaagagagaaagagagaggtgGAAAAGAGCAATGGGAGGAGTTCCTTCGACACCGCGGTGGGGCAGTGCGGCGGAGATGAGACCGGCGGAAACGGCGGAGTACCTGATTGGAGCATTGGTTGGAGAGAAGTCGTATCCGCTAGCCTCTGATTACTGGCAGAAGCTTCTCGAGTCTCCTCTCCATCTCCGTTGGCCTTCTCATCGTGTTCTTCAAGCTTCTCAACTCTTCGGTTAGTTTAAAGCtcaagttttctctctttcgttattatgttttattattattttaatttttctttattcctTAATTTGATTCTGATTGATTTAGCTTCATAGCTGCATTGTGAAATTTAGGTTGGAGAACTGTAACAAACCAGTTTCTATTTTGTTCAAGTGTTTAAATTATGTAATTTTGCTAAGTTTTGTGCCTTAATCGTAGTTTTGAAGTTCCTGTTAACTAGTTTCATGCTTACTTTAGTTTAGGGTGCTTTAAAATCCAATTTTTATGGATTTCTGCTATAGGATTACCACAAAAATGTTGATTGAGGGATAATTGCGTGCATTTTTAACAAAGCTAATATTTGAAGATGTTTTGCTTGGGAACAAGCATTGATGTATGGTAGTATTAGGTTGATGGATGCTGCAAATTATGCATGTGAAGAGATATTTGATAGGTTAGCGTGTTATGGCTCTAAGAATAATTATCGTATGTGTTTCTTCAGTAATTAATTGTGCTATTTCAGGGGGACACGTGGAGGTAATGTACGTTCTTGAGTAATGCTTAGTGCTCTCGTGCTATTACACGTAGCAATGGAAATGATCGCTATACAGTGCTTGTTGAGGGTAACATGGTATGAGATAGAGTTTCTAGTTGAAGAGAGTTTTGAAGGATTATATTGTACGTATGACGACTTATGCCACTTTTAGAACCTTGTGCGTCTCCATATACATCATGCTGCATTCACGTTATTTTGAATGCCataaatgcatgtggttagttgtACTTGGAGGTGTAAAATGTGGAAAGTGTTGCCAACGTTGTTTAGTTGTGCCTCTTTAAAACCTTTTGGATGTTGACTGAAGTTAAAGAGCTACTTGCACTGGCCTATTTGGTAGTGCCTAATCAGATTGTGGTTGTTTCTAGCTGGGCTGCATGTTTAGTAACTTTTAGATAAGGCACTTTTTGTACGACATTCACTAAAATAACTTATGAACGGCATTTATTAACAATCAGAGACCTGAGCAAATATCATCTTCCGTCTTTGCTAACATCAAGGATTGTTTTATATCGCTAGGCCATTGTCATTTGATGCTGCAGCTATTATGTTAACCAACTTGATGTTAGTTTAGGAAATTCTGCAAGCTGTCATACATTAATTGATTTTCCAGTGTGCCTGCCTTTGGCAACTAATTATGCATTCGGTCTCCAAGTTTTTAGTAAACTAACTGAAAATGATAGTTTATTCTTGGACCTTAATCAACTTCTGAGCCATTTATTTTGCTTGCTTTTTCCCATCTTGCCCCACCCAAAGAAAGGAACAAACAAAATTGATGATGAGGGCTCTGTGATCTCTATCCCTAATTATGTGGCTTTCAAAGGAAGATTTACGAACTTTCCTATTTCTCGATGTTGTTTAAGATACATTTAAAATCATTAAACTAGCTTGCGTGAAAGGTAAGAAGAGGACTGAGTGATATATTTTTTGgccaatgaaggaatttcagttTTACATCTGGTTTGAATCTGTTTTGAGTGAGGTGGCCCATGATCTTTAACTTTTATTTTGCTGTGATAGTTTTGCTGATCGGCAATCTTTGTCTGAGCTTCTGTTGATTTCTGCAGCTCAGAACAACTGTAAAACAAGACACCTTGCCAAGATTTTAGTCCACCTAGCATGGTGTTTGCAAGAATGTGTGTCTGCTTCTGGTGTGCCCTCAGCAGCTCTTGTTAGAGCTCTTAATGCATTATACATCTCCTCTGTGTTCCTGAAGTACTTCATTGAGAATGCCAAAAGTGACCACTTTGAAGAATTGCACCTATCTCTAGATGAAAATGAGGCCAAACCAACTAGCTTCTCAAAAGGTGATCCATTTGTGCCATTTTGTTCTTATTTTGATTGTGACTATTACTTATATTTTGTGCCTTTAGTTGATCCACCTTCCCTACTCTCCTGTCTGACAATCCAACCCTTTTTTCTAAAGGAGGAGGTCCAGGTAGATTCCAAGTGAAGATAGTTTATGGAATTTTGTTGGCAGAAAATTGTACATTTTCTTAATTAGGAACTCTACAAAGATATATTTTCCTAGTAAAGCCTTTCTCATCACTGGTTCTTATTTCGTCTTACTTTTGAAGCAGATCAAACTATTGAACAGCTGGTCATGCATAGTGTGCTTAGTTTTCTAGGAAAAGTAGATGTAAGGTATGTTGGTAATAATTCACTAATATCTTTTTTCCAAGATGATAGTATTATAGTGCTAACTAATACCTGTTTCCAACAGCACCAATACATATCTTCTACACCATGAACTTCTTAACTTCATGCTCATTGCAATGTCAACCCAACTTCTTAGTGGACCTTCACCAGGTCCAGATGATAGCCACCCTTTTATTGATGCTATGATGGTTCAGGTAACTGGGAGAAAGGTTGCTTTTTGGCTTGCTTTGTCTCATAAGTCTGTTATTATTCCCTTTGTTTTCTATTGATATTTCTCTTCCATGCAGGAAAGCTCTTTGGTTAGTTTGGTAGTCTCTAAGCTACTTCTAAATTACATCAGACGACCTAACTTCCCCATTGATAGTTCATCTTACAGCATATTCTCAGAAGTAAATCAGACTGGTGTGCTACAGAGAGTTGGCTCTGCAGCTGGTATAtgaaaatttctctttcttgcaAAATTAACACTAGTCATCACTTTCTCCATTTGTCTTTgtttttttgctcaaaatttctaaaagaaaataaagagagCTGCTAGCTCCTCTCTTAAACATGAATAATTGGTAGAAGATAACATGTACTTATTCTGATTTATTGCCCAAACACAAAGTGTTTCCAAACACACATCTCTAGGTGCAAATCTCCCTACATGTATTTCTCGCAATGCATTCAGTTTCCATCAAGGTGGTTGTTGCCTCCTTGTACTTCAAATAACCAATATGTGGTGTATAACGATCTATCTAGTTGATTCATCATCAGATTTCAGATGTTGTTAAAGTTTGAATAGAGAGTTTCCTTGTCACAAGTTTTCTTTTATATACTACTCTATAatagaattttttaaaatggCATGTGTTTAAGCTATTATCTTGTTTCATAAGCAAATCTATTACCATTTTTTGGGTTAAGGTTTTCTAATGATATCTGGTGGAtgtttaagaaaaatatttcGAAACTTGAGCTTTGATATGTATGATTTGACATCCTCTTTTGAGGTTTAGCATGTAACCTGTGTTTTATATACTACAGTATTTAAATTGATTTTCCTAGCACTCGATAAAACAACTTGTTGTGGCTTGCAGCAAATTTTGTGCTATTGCCGTTTAATCTCTTTGTTGGTTCAAGTGGAGAAGCTACAAGAAGTCCTTTGGCAGAGAATAGTCTTAATGTTCTACTTATCCTTATCCATTATCGGAAATGTATTGAAACGGATTATGTGAAAGATAGAGGTGATCACAGCTCAGAACCTCTCCCAAAGGAAGACGCATGTTTTTCTGAAAACCCTTACTGCAAGGCCTTAGAAAATGCTCAGGATATTGAATGTAAGCCTTCCCTCTAGTTGTCCTTTGAATGCTGTCTTATGTTTGTATGATTTTGCATTTCTCATCTTCTGCCTGCAGTTGATCGCCTGGACGTTGAGGGGAATGTTCAAAATGGTCCTCTTGTGAGATTGCCTTTTGCTTCTCTCTTTGATACTCTTGGCCTGTAAGTATGAATTATTTCTTCTCAGCATGGAACTGCATTATTTCCACAAAGTTATGTCTTGCATAATGTTCTAATTGAGAAGCttatgaaaaattaaatttggctCTGTGATGCTGAAACAATGACTAGGTGTCTGGCATAATATTGGGCGTCGTTGGTAACTTTACTTTTTTTACAGTACCTTTATATGTAAATGGCTGGTGAACCTCTGTTTTGAAGTTTCAGAAAGTATGAATTTGCTCTTCTTCTATATGTTTACACCAAAGTTTCCAAGTCACAGTTTAATTAGGtttgatagttttttttttttcagaaacttAAAATAGCTGTATCTCTTCAGGTATTTGGCTGATGAAAGATCTATCCTCCTACTTTACTCAATGGTGCAAGGGAACTCAGCTTTTCTAGAATATGTTTTGGTGCGAACAGACCTCGATACCTTGGTACGGAGTCTATCATTTTTTCTGCTTGAAATTTTGAAGTTGAGGTGATATGAGAGAAAATATATACCGAAAGAAAGTCATTACTTAAAGGAAACAGTATATGACAAAAATATAGGGGGAAAAAAAGCCTAGCTTTAAACAATCTGGCTTCAGAGTAGTACAGCATATGATATACTATGTCAAAGAGCTTTATCTGTTGAATTCGTCTTCCTAATGAATCAACAGTTGATGCCCATGCTGGAAACGCTTTATAATGCATCAAGGAGGACATCAAATCAAATTTACATGGTGCTGATCATCCTTCTTATACTTAGTCAGGATTCCTCTTTCAATGCCAGTATTCATAAACTGGTGAGTATTGCCTCTCTGAGCTTGGAACCAGTGTGAAGGTAAGGTATTGATTTACTAATCGCCTTGCAGATGCTGCCTAATGTTCCATGGTATCAAGAACGGCTCCTCCATCAAACATCTCTTGGTTCTCTTATGGTCATAATCCTCATCAGGACTGTGAAATACAACTTATCTAAGCTCCGGGTATGATTTGAGGCATCTTTAATGGACACACTCTTCTTCCTGCTTCTGAGTTCCACTATATTCCCCGGTGATGGATCGTTAAATGGACGTGTCATAGAGCCATTTTTTTATCACTGGAAGAATTGAATGCTTTGTAGGGAATTTTAGATGGCTATTACGTTTGAGAAAGATGAGATTAGCTTAATTGTAATCTGTAATTGTTTCCTGTATTCTATACGGATATTTCATTTTAACCAACTATATGCTGCCATCATTTTTGATGGATATTGTGAAGCAGGATGTTTATCTCCACACAAATTGTCTTGCAACTCTGGCAAATATGGCACCCCATGTTCATCGGCTGAGTGCTTATGCATCACAGCGGTTGGTCAGCCTGTTTGATATGCTTGCACGAAAGTATTCTCTCGCTTCGCTTCGCTTTCTTTTGAATTTATAACTGTTATCTAAATGATTATTCTGCATTCTTGGTTCCATGCCTTAACCTTTCAGTTGGAATTCTGTCTCTTATTGGtgatttcaaaattgaaacaatGTCTAGGTACAATAAATTAGCAGAAATGTCGAATAACAAGATGCATATGCCTAATGGTGAATCAAGAGAAGAAGACAACCTTCCAGAAGATACGGTATTGCAGTTCATGGCCTTAATGCTTTACAACTAATCTCTGTTTGCATACTGTTTGTATGCATATTGTACAAACAAACTTATTCTTATTTGTATTACTGCAGACTGCAGAACTACATATTTATACTGACTTCTTAAGAATTGTTCTGGAAATATTGAATGCAATCCTGACGTACACTCTGCCGCGGAATCCTGAGGTATTTTTGTTTAGCTTTTCTCTGATCTGTAAAGTTGTTCTTACTATTTCTGTTCATGTGGATACAAGTAATACTTCTTAATTGTTGCATTTTTCAATGCCTGTTTCCATCTTGCAGGTTGTTTATGCAATCATGCACAGGCAGGAGGTCTTTCAACCTTTCAGGAATCATCCCCGTTTTAACGAGCTGCTTGAAAACATATTCACGGTATGTGCCTTGGCTATTAAAATAGTCTTAGCTCGTATTTTTGGCTGGATCAATTTGAGTTTATGATGATAATGGATGTTTAAGATCTCTATACTTCAGCTGCACTTTGACATCGTACTTACGCACATTTGGTTTTGTAGGTTTTGGACTTCTTCAATAGTCGAATGGATGCTCAAAAAATGGATGGTGAATGGTCAGTGGAGAAAGTACTTCAGGTTATAGTCATCAATTGCCGATCCTGGAGGGGTGAAGGCATGAAGGTGTGAAACATATGCTTGTCTTACTGCTTAATCCATTATAATACTTTTTATTACTGTACTTTAATGCGTCCATCCATCACTTATTATTTCTTAATTCTTATGAATTCTAGTTTAATGCTGAACTCTTTCTCTTGAATAGATGTTTACACAGTTACGTTTTACATATGAACAAGAGAGTCATCCTGAAGAGTTCTTCATTCCATATGTGTGGCAGCTAGTTTTGTCCTGCAGGTAAGCATTTGCTCCTTGCTATCATTGTTCTCTCGAGAAGTTTTTCAATGGACTGCAACGTAGTGAAGCACTTGTAGAATGTAGCATCCTCTTTAACCCTACCCCCTGAGGGAACTGCCCCCTTCCTATAAGGGGGAAAAAGGACTGAATGAGAAGGATGGAAGATTGTTTAATGTCtaattatgtgaattgcatTTGTTTTTAAGAACATAGTGAATTCATTATGCTTCATTCTGTCAAATTTTGATTTGTGGTGCTTATCTATTAGTTGTTAGCTGGCCGTTGAgtagattgaattgaacaacaGTCTGGTAGTATATCATAGTccgttcaatttttttttaaactcaaaAGACCCGCATCAGTCAACTGATTCCGCTCTTACCTCTTTTGCAGCAGTTTCAGTTTTAATCCCAACAGCATAAATTTGTTTCCAGTTGACCTGCCACTGGAGGTGAGTATTTTATGTTTGTTTACTTTTGGCTTTTGGGCATTGAAATGTCAAATTTTAATTGTTGACTCTGAATTTAGTAGACGAAATTGAACTGAAATGTGCGTACTGATTGCTTAAGTTTTTTCTTCCAGACTTTATGTTGTATTCCTTGTTTTGGTGTTTGAtatcaaatcttgattttgtcGGCCAGAAACAGGATAGCTTTGTGGGAGAGGACGGTCAAAAGCTTCAAAGCGGTGGGCTTAATGGTCTTGAACAGCAGGTGGACGTATTAGTCTGATAGATCTATCCATCGTTAGAAAACCATGTTTGTGTAAATAGATACAGGCGATATGGTAAATGTATTCTTgtcattcttttttgtttatatAACCGAAGAGTGTAGAAAGCCTTCCCTTGATGGGCAAGTTCTCTTGCCCCTGAGCCATCACCATTGTAATGAATAAGAGTTGCGGCTCAAATTTGGTTGCATGATATAGTGACGACGCTCTTTTCTCAGTTTTGGCAAAATTGCATCTGTATGATTGAACATCCcaccgccccccccccccccccaaccccccAAACCCACAAAAACACACCACacacaaaacccaaaaaaaaaaaacccaaaaacaatAAACCCAAGcgaagaaattaaaataaaaaagaaaattgaaaggaGGAGTTGTTTAGTTTCTAAATTTCAATATATAAGCTTTATCCATTGTAGAAGTTGTGGCAAGAGAGAGCTTTCGTGTGATGGGAGCAGTCTTTATTGTTATTGAGTTAAAGGGCTAGTGTTAAATAATTAAATTGAACGGATTCTGCACAGGAACATTTTCTGAGGTGACTAGGCATGTTCTGATTACGTGGTGGTGTCTACTGCTCTTTCTTTCTTCCGTTATTAATGTGCTTTAGGAGCTTGTGCTTGAAAATAACACAGATGAATATTAATAACACAGATGAATTTCAAATTCTGAATTTACTTTATTCCGAAGTACGTTCTTGCAAATTCCATAGAGACAGATGCTCCACTATAATGCTGAACCATGATTATCTGTCTACACAAGGGCACCTCCTTTGAGATATTCAGTGAACGCAAGAGCTATCAGGCCTAACATAGCAAATCTGCCATTCCACAACTCAGCATCTGAATTCATGAACCCCCCACCCTCTGCTTCAGCCCTGACCCCTCTAAAAAGAGGGATCAAGGAAGCTGTAGACAGCAAGACACTAGTCCCAATGAACCATAGCAGCCCACCATCATTGATCTGAGCGAACAGATCCTGACCCTTGCCTAGCTCTACACCTATAGCTGCAACAAACCCTATCATGGCAAGCCGGCCATTTATCCTCTCTGGTCCAGGCCCGCTGAACGCAAGAACGTCTTCAAATTTGGTGCTGACCTGATGCAAAGTGAAGATTCGTTAGTATcctcctatatatatatatatatatatatatatatatatgcatttcGTTCAATTTATGTTACAAAATGTAATCTATAATAGATATCCTTAGATGCaatttatttcaagaaaaaactTGATCTTAGCTCGCAACCTTTGGTTTTGGGGCAGGATTAGGCCGGGCAACATTTGGCTGGGTTGGCTGAGGAGCTGCGTCTGCTGTCTCTTTATCATTTTCCTGCTATATCAAAAGGAAGCAACAGATCAGCATttaattctcaaaaaaaaaaaaagaaaaggaaattggaAAGATTCTAGAGACTGACTTCAGCCATGCTTCTGACTCTGAAGTTGGCCCTCTTTGGCAGATGAAGCCCACAGCTTAATCGAACAACTTGGTTTAGCTCCCTTCGGCTGAAGACTCCGGCAACTGGGCTACCGAGAAAAGATTGCATGGCAACTGAGGCAGCCATAGTATCCCCACTCTTCTATTTGCAAGCGCTAGAAATCAAAACAATCTAACAGCAATCAGAAGCTCCAAAGGCAGTAAAGGAAGCGATGAAAAATGGTTTCAGCAGTTACAAATTTAGCTGACTAATCCTAAGATTCCTGAGACAACAAGTTTCGACATGTGTCGATCTTTATAATGCATGGGGGCAGCCAAGGTGAGAAAGGTGGTGGATATTTTGAATCCACGTAGTAAGATGTGGGCCTTTAAAGGTACTGGAGTCACGTGGGTGCATATGGTCCTGTAAGTACATATTGGAGTGGGCAACAGCAACGCCATGACCATAAGTTTCAATTGCAAAGCAGGCTTGGCAAATGAGGCCAATATTGGTCTAGGTAGTCTCTAGGGCTTTCTAGAGTAAACGCCAAACCTTCAAGCTCAAGAAGTGGGAGTTTGCTTCCAAAATCTTTCCCTTCCAAAACTGGTGGTTTGATTTGTTGTATAAGCTGTAAGCAATTAACGAGGACTGCCAAGTAAAGGTGCAATCGAATCGAATTGATCCCAATTAATGTCATCGAGTTCGAGCCtgaactcgagttcgatttGATATAACAATGTTGGAGATTGAATTCGACTCAATCGAGTATGAATTTTTATGATCGAGTTTGATTCGCTAGATTTATCAAATTCTCGAGTTTTAACACGTTAACTTTCGATATTCGATTTATTTGACTAATCAAACAATTCGAGATAAATTTGAACGAGTAACTAAACTGCTCGTGAATTATTGGGTTGATTTGCAGTCCCATTACTAAAATACCAAATATGTGATGCTGTGTTACATTTATGGTTTCGCATTAGCACATTGACGGAGTTAATAGTATTGGAGAGTAGGGAAATTTGTCT
This Coffea arabica cultivar ET-39 chromosome 3e, Coffea Arabica ET-39 HiFi, whole genome shotgun sequence DNA region includes the following protein-coding sequences:
- the LOC113736185 gene encoding uncharacterized protein isoform X7; translation: MGGVPSTPRWGSAAEMRPAETAEYLIGALVGEKSYPLASDYWQKLLESPLHLRWPSHRVLQASQLFAQNNCKTRHLAKILVHLAWCLQECVSASGVPSAALVRALNALYISSVFLKYFIENAKSDHFEELHLSLDENEAKPTSFSKDQTIEQLVMHSVLSFLGKVDVSTNTYLLHHELLNFMLIAMSTQLLSGPSPGPDDSHPFIDAMMVQESSLVSLVVSKLLLNYIRRPNFPIDSSSYSIFSEVNQTGVLQRVGSAAANFVLLPFNLFVGSSGEATRSPLAENSLNVLLILIHYRKCIETDYVKDRGDHSSEPLPKEDACFSENPYCKALENAQDIEFDRLDVEGNVQNGPLVRLPFASLFDTLGLYLADERSILLLYSMVQGNSAFLEYVLVRTDLDTLLMPMLETLYNASRRTSNQIYMVLIILLILSQDSSFNASIHKLMLPNVPWYQERLLHQTSLGSLMVIILIRTVKYNLSKLRQDVYLHTNCLATLANMAPHVHRLSAYASQRLVSLFDMLARKYNKLAEMSNNKMHMPNGESREEDNLPEDTTAELHIYTDFLRIVLEILNAILTYTLPRNPEVVYAIMHRQEVFQPFRNHPRFNELLENIFTVLDFFNSRMDAQKMDGEWSVEKVLQVIVINCRSWRGEGMKMFTQLRFTYEQESHPEEFFIPYVWQLVLSCSSFSFNPNSINLFPVDLPLEKQDSFVGEDGQKLQSGGLNGLEQQVDVLV
- the LOC113736185 gene encoding uncharacterized protein isoform X10, which encodes MGGVPSTPRWGSAAEMRPAETAEYLIGALVGEKSYPLASDYWQKLLESPLHLRWPSHRVLQASQLFAQNNCKTRHLAKILVHLAWCLQECVSASGVPSAALVRALNALYISSVFLKYFIENAKSDHFEELHLSLDENEAKPTSFSKDQTIEQLVMHSVLSFLGKVDVSTNTYLLHHELLNFMLIAMSTQLLSGPSPGPDDSHPFIDAMMVQESSLVSLVVSKLLLNYIRRPNFPIDSSSYSIFSEVNQTGVLQRVGSAAANFVLLPFNLFVGSSGEATRSPLAENSLNVLLILIHYRKCIETDYVKDRGDHSSEPLPKEDACFSENPYCKALENAQDIEFDRLDVEGNVQNGPLVRLPFASLFDTLGLYLADERSILLLYSMVQGNSAFLEYVLVRTDLDTLLMPMLETLYNASRRTSNQIYMVLIILLILSQDSSFNASIHKLMLPNVPWYQERLLHQTSLGSLMVIILIRTVKYNLSKLRDVYLHTNCLATLANMAPHVHRLSAYASQRLVSLFDMLARKYNKLAEMSNNKMHMPNGESREEDNLPEDTTAELHIYTDFLRIVLEILNAILTYTLPRNPEVVYAIMHRQEVFQPFRNHPRFNELLENIFTVLDFFNSRMDAQKMDGEWSVEKVLQVIVINCRSWRGEGMKMFTQLRFTYEQESHPEEFFIPYVWQLVLSCSSFSFNPNSINLFPVDLPLEDSFVGEDGQKLQSGGLNGLEQQVDVLV
- the LOC113736185 gene encoding uncharacterized protein isoform X9, producing MGGVPSTPRWGSAAEMRPAETAEYLIGALVGEKSYPLASDYWQKLLESPLHLRWPSHRVLQASQLFAQNNCKTRHLAKILVHLAWCLQECVSASGVPSAALVRALNALYISSVFLKYFIENAKSDHFEELHLSLDENEAKPTSFSKDQTIEQLVMHSVLSFLGKVDVSTNTYLLHHELLNFMLIAMSTQLLSGPSPGPDDSHPFIDAMMVQESSLVSLVVSKLLLNYIRRPNFPIDSSSYSIFSEVNQTGVLQRVGSAAANFVLLPFNLFVGSSGEATRSPLAENSLNVLLILIHYRKCIETDYVKDRGDHSSEPLPKEDACFSENPYCKALENAQDIEFDRLDVEGNVQNGPLVRLPFASLFDTLGLYLADERSILLLYSMVQGNSAFLEYVLVRTDLDTLLMPMLETLYNASRRTSNQIYMVLIILLILSQDSSFNASIHKLMLPNVPWYQERLLHQTSLGSLMVIILIRTVKYNLSKLRDVYLHTNCLATLANMAPHVHRLSAYASQRLVSLFDMLARKYNKLAEMSNNKMHMPNGESREEDNLPEDTTAELHIYTDFLRIVLEILNAILTYTLPRNPEVVYAIMHRQEVFQPFRNHPRFNELLENIFTVLDFFNSRMDAQKMDGEWSVEKVLQVIVINCRSWRGEGMKMFTQLRFTYEQESHPEEFFIPYVWQLVLSCSFSFNPNSINLFPVDLPLEKQDSFVGEDGQKLQSGGLNGLEQQVDVLV